A part of Solenopsis invicta isolate M01_SB chromosome 2, UNIL_Sinv_3.0, whole genome shotgun sequence genomic DNA contains:
- the LOC105197437 gene encoding RNA-binding protein 26 isoform X1: protein MQQRLISEWRLSQSRRVLDSRSFVALCVTDACPRGLLCQTVTWDSLRMIIDNPDQFKAWLTAVLEPLCDADPAALAKYVYALVKKDKTWEELRGGMVEQLDVFLQQETKNFVELLFKTLETQEYVFPPPKNDPDGGGTPPGVNPAAPPIVSSSTEKVIDATIPLVPMITNPPTPLQINGSAPAVISKRETRKSDSDKDKEKEKRSRSRSGRMRSRTRSRSRSWERDRRRSRSREHIRRDRERDRSRPWRNESPPISTRRHDRRRTRSRSTSPIRPRIRDGPDNRDHRARFRNRSPTPLRSRSRSRSVERKKIDRFERIEVDRTDRIEGSPGGGTPTQDSNHGDVDMRLSTTSQSIQSVVAVASSIPNNQTSSFQPQTKRRCRDFDEKGYCMRGDLCPYDHGTDPVILEDVALSVLNFGPHGAQGPGTVPVGTVSEPPQGPNGNPPPPHLPLTTLPPPHLRNHHSNMDAFAEYNPDAPSMEPRMQWGRHPQPTSGIYGRGQRELISVPVIPHTNSSEITHTQNNPLKRKQTFDFNRLGPKQRVVHNPANCSLELKKVPRSLNNITQLNNHFSKFGKIVNIQVNFGGDPEAALVTFQLPAEAKSAYRSTEAVLNNRFIKVFWHNNVNNNAAGGAIENVPPGRPSVKERLGAAVTLPTKTEDNEYVPTRRSTEEQITQTLVPTSPKAAVVPTREDKVLAIKKTQEILAAKETLKKKQEEKRKEAIKLTADLRKRKQELLDKHLIELRVLIDKAEKNPEQKESIMSTIKAMQQSVDNLRKDLAANGQIGGNKSQVKSREQAQKEILDAELDLMTAQQEGQDAGELQKRLNELRAQAAALGLNTNPGVGRGTKVSRVARSAHVLSFRGRGRGSFAHVSVDHRPTGLLVSGYETEEKAEVLAHFQQFGEIVNQIVDDATPSIVINFKSRKEAEVALVKGRTFQDRLLSITWVSGHHLHRGGAGTNSSTSMQLSSRSEQTAPTADEDIDLEGTEALLLEENEEEEDEDGESRSWRR from the exons ATGCAACAGCGACTGATTTCAGAATGGCGACTGTCTCAATCTAGGAGGGTACTGGATTCACGCTCGTTTGTGGCACTCTGTGTGACTGACGCGTGTCCGCGAGGCCTTCTATGCCAGACCGTGACGTGGGATTCGCTGAGAATGATAATCGACAATCCGGACCAGTTCAAGGCGTGGCTCACCGCCGTGCTGGAGCCGCT ATGTGATGCAGATCCTGCTGCTTTGGCTAAATATGTCTATGCTTTGGTTAAGAAAGACAAAACTTGGGAAGAACTACGAGGTGGTATGGTTGAACAGTTGGATGTATTTTTGCAGCAAG AAACCAAAAACTTTGTGGAATTGCTCTTTAAGACATTGGAGACACAGGAGTATGTGTTTCCACCACCTAAAAACGACCCAGATGGAGGTGGGACACCACCTGGCGTAAATCCAGCAGCCCCCCCAATTGTATCATCGTCAACAGAGAAAGTAATAGATGCGACAATTCCGCTAGTACCTATGATTACAAATCCCCCCACTCCACTTCAAATTAATGGATCTGCACCTGCTGTAATTAGTAAACGCGAGACTAGAAAATCTGATTCGGATAAGgataaagaaaaggaaaagcGATCTCGAAGCAG GAGTGGGAGAATGAGATCAAGAACACGATCACGATCGCGATCATGGGAAAGAGACAGACGTAGATCCAGAAGTAGGGAACACATCCGGCGtgatagagaaagagatagaagtCGCCCGTGGCGAAACGAATCTCCACCGATTAGTACCAGACGACATGATCGCCG GCGTACCAGGAGTCGCAGTACATCACCGATACGACCTAGGATACGTGACGGTCCAGATAATCGCGATCATCGAGCGAGGTTCAGGAACAGATCTCCAACGCCACTTCGATCTCGATCGCGTTCAAGATCAGTAGAGCGGAAGAAGATTGATCGCTTCGAGAGGATAGAGGTAGATAGAACGGATCGAATTGAGGGAAGTCCCGGTGGTGGTACACCGACTCAAGATAGTAATCACGGGGATGTAGACATGAGATTGTCTACGACTAGTCAATCGATACAAAGTGTTGTCGCTGTTGCGAGTAGTATTCCAAATAATCAGACAAGTTCTTTTCAACCACAAACAAAGAGACGTTGCAGAGATTTTGACG aaaaGGGATATTGCATGAGGGGAGACCTTTGTCCTTACGATCATGGTACGGATCCAGTTATATTGGAAGATGTGGCACTTAGTGTTTTGAATTTTGGACCTCATGGCGCTCAAGGTCCAGGAACAGTTCCAGTGGGCACGGTATCAGAACCACCGCAGGGTCCTAATGGTAacccaccaccgccacatcttCCTCTTACTACTTTACCACCTCCTCACTTAAGAAACCACCATTCTAATATGG ATGCTTTTGCAGAATATAATCCAGACGCACCTAGCATGGAGCCACGAATGCAATGGGGTAGACACCCGCAACCCACATCTGGGATCTATGGCAGGGGGCAAAGGGAGCTAATCAGTGTGCCGGTTATTCCTCACACAAACTCATCAGAAATAACTCATACTCAGAACAACCCGCTAAAACGCAAACAAACGTTCGACTTTAATCGACTTGGACCGAAGCAGAGAGTAGTGCATAATCCTGCCAATTGTTCTCTCGAATTGAAAAAGGTTCCGCGAAGTTTAAACAATATAACTCAATTGAATAATCACTTTTCCAAATTcggtaaaattgtaaatatccAAGTTAATTTTGGCGGCGATCCTGAGGCAGCGTTGGTTACCTTTCAACTGCCAGCTGAAGCAAAGTCTGCTTATAGAAGCACAGAGGCTGtgttaaataatagatttattaaagtattttggCATAATAACGTCAATAATAACGCGGCTGGTGGAGCTATCGAAAATGTGCCACCCG GTCGTCCCTCTGTGAAAGAAAGGCTAGGCGCCGCGGTAACATTACCGACGAAAACTGAAGATAACGAGTACGTTCCCACGCGTCGTTCGACCGAGGAACAAATCACGCAAACCTTAGTTCCAACCTCACCTAAAGCTGCCGTTGTTCCTACTCGAGAAGATAAGGTTCTAGCGATAAAGAAAACGCAAGAGATATTAGCGGCTAAGGAAACATTAAAGAAGAAGCAAGAGGAGAAGCGTAAGGAGGCGATAAAGCTGACCGCTGATTTGCGCAAGAGGAAACAAGAACTCCTAGACAAGCATCTGATCGAGTTACGCGTCCTGATTGACAAAGCTGAGAAGAATCCGGAGCAAAAGGAGTCTATTATGTCGACGATAAAAGCTATGCAACAGTCGGTTGACAATTTGCGCAAGGATTTGGCCGCGAACGGTCAAATTGGCGGTAACAAATCGCAAGTGAAGTCTAGGGAGCAGGCCCAAAAGGAAATACTAGATGCCGAGTTAGATTTAATGACTGCGCAACAAGAGGGTCAAGACGCTGGCGAATTGCAAAAAAGATTGAATGAACTTCGGGCCCAAGCGGCCGCGTTGGGTTTGAACACTAATCCCGGCGTAGGTAGAGGCACGAAAGTCAGCCGGGTCGCACGCAGCGCCCACGTGCTATCCTTCAGAGGCCGTGGCAGAGGGAGTTTTGCCCATGTCTCGGTGGATCATCGGCCAACAGGTCTTTTAGTTTCCGGTTATGAAACTGAAGAGAAAGCGGAAGTTCTAGCACATTTTCAA CAATTTGGTGAAATAGTGAATCAAATAGTTGATGATGCGACTCCTTCGATCGTGATCAATTTCAAATCGAGAAAGGAGGCTGAGGTGGCCTTAGTGAAGGGACGCACATTTCAAGACAGATTGTTATCGATAACTTGGGTGTCAGGCCATCATCTACATCGTGGAGGAGCTGGCACTAACTCGAGCACATCTATGCAACTCTCATCGCGTTCCGAACAGACTGCACCTACTGCAGATGAAGATATTGACTTAGAA GGAACGGAGGCGTTACTCTTAGAGGAAAATGAGGAGGAGGAAGACGAGGACGGTGAGTCGCGTAGCTGGCGACGATAG
- the LOC105197437 gene encoding RNA-binding protein 26 isoform X2 yields the protein MQQRLISEWRLSQSRRVLDSRSFVALCVTDACPRGLLCQTVTWDSLRMIIDNPDQFKAWLTAVLEPLCDADPAALAKYVYALVKKDKTWEELRGGMVEQLDVFLQQETKNFVELLFKTLETQEYVFPPPKNDPDGGGTPPGVNPAAPPIVSSSTEKVIDATIPLVPMITNPPTPLQINGSAPAVISKRETRKSDSDKDKEKEKRSRSRSGRMRSRTRSRSRSWERDRRRSRSREHIRRDRERDRSRPWRNESPPISTRRHDRRRTRSRSTSPIRPRIRDGPDNRDHRARFRNRSPTPLRSRSRSRSVERKKIDRFERIEVDRTDRIEGSPGGGTPTQDSNHGDVDMRLSTTSQSIQSVVAVASSIPNNQTSSFQPQTKRRCRDFDEKGYCMRGDLCPYDHGTDPVILEDVALSVLNFGPHGAQGPGTVPVGTVSEPPQGPNGNPPPPHLPLTTLPPPHLRNHHSNMEYNPDAPSMEPRMQWGRHPQPTSGIYGRGQRELISVPVIPHTNSSEITHTQNNPLKRKQTFDFNRLGPKQRVVHNPANCSLELKKVPRSLNNITQLNNHFSKFGKIVNIQVNFGGDPEAALVTFQLPAEAKSAYRSTEAVLNNRFIKVFWHNNVNNNAAGGAIENVPPGRPSVKERLGAAVTLPTKTEDNEYVPTRRSTEEQITQTLVPTSPKAAVVPTREDKVLAIKKTQEILAAKETLKKKQEEKRKEAIKLTADLRKRKQELLDKHLIELRVLIDKAEKNPEQKESIMSTIKAMQQSVDNLRKDLAANGQIGGNKSQVKSREQAQKEILDAELDLMTAQQEGQDAGELQKRLNELRAQAAALGLNTNPGVGRGTKVSRVARSAHVLSFRGRGRGSFAHVSVDHRPTGLLVSGYETEEKAEVLAHFQQFGEIVNQIVDDATPSIVINFKSRKEAEVALVKGRTFQDRLLSITWVSGHHLHRGGAGTNSSTSMQLSSRSEQTAPTADEDIDLEGTEALLLEENEEEEDEDGESRSWRR from the exons ATGCAACAGCGACTGATTTCAGAATGGCGACTGTCTCAATCTAGGAGGGTACTGGATTCACGCTCGTTTGTGGCACTCTGTGTGACTGACGCGTGTCCGCGAGGCCTTCTATGCCAGACCGTGACGTGGGATTCGCTGAGAATGATAATCGACAATCCGGACCAGTTCAAGGCGTGGCTCACCGCCGTGCTGGAGCCGCT ATGTGATGCAGATCCTGCTGCTTTGGCTAAATATGTCTATGCTTTGGTTAAGAAAGACAAAACTTGGGAAGAACTACGAGGTGGTATGGTTGAACAGTTGGATGTATTTTTGCAGCAAG AAACCAAAAACTTTGTGGAATTGCTCTTTAAGACATTGGAGACACAGGAGTATGTGTTTCCACCACCTAAAAACGACCCAGATGGAGGTGGGACACCACCTGGCGTAAATCCAGCAGCCCCCCCAATTGTATCATCGTCAACAGAGAAAGTAATAGATGCGACAATTCCGCTAGTACCTATGATTACAAATCCCCCCACTCCACTTCAAATTAATGGATCTGCACCTGCTGTAATTAGTAAACGCGAGACTAGAAAATCTGATTCGGATAAGgataaagaaaaggaaaagcGATCTCGAAGCAG GAGTGGGAGAATGAGATCAAGAACACGATCACGATCGCGATCATGGGAAAGAGACAGACGTAGATCCAGAAGTAGGGAACACATCCGGCGtgatagagaaagagatagaagtCGCCCGTGGCGAAACGAATCTCCACCGATTAGTACCAGACGACATGATCGCCG GCGTACCAGGAGTCGCAGTACATCACCGATACGACCTAGGATACGTGACGGTCCAGATAATCGCGATCATCGAGCGAGGTTCAGGAACAGATCTCCAACGCCACTTCGATCTCGATCGCGTTCAAGATCAGTAGAGCGGAAGAAGATTGATCGCTTCGAGAGGATAGAGGTAGATAGAACGGATCGAATTGAGGGAAGTCCCGGTGGTGGTACACCGACTCAAGATAGTAATCACGGGGATGTAGACATGAGATTGTCTACGACTAGTCAATCGATACAAAGTGTTGTCGCTGTTGCGAGTAGTATTCCAAATAATCAGACAAGTTCTTTTCAACCACAAACAAAGAGACGTTGCAGAGATTTTGACG aaaaGGGATATTGCATGAGGGGAGACCTTTGTCCTTACGATCATGGTACGGATCCAGTTATATTGGAAGATGTGGCACTTAGTGTTTTGAATTTTGGACCTCATGGCGCTCAAGGTCCAGGAACAGTTCCAGTGGGCACGGTATCAGAACCACCGCAGGGTCCTAATGGTAacccaccaccgccacatcttCCTCTTACTACTTTACCACCTCCTCACTTAAGAAACCACCATTCTAATATGG AATATAATCCAGACGCACCTAGCATGGAGCCACGAATGCAATGGGGTAGACACCCGCAACCCACATCTGGGATCTATGGCAGGGGGCAAAGGGAGCTAATCAGTGTGCCGGTTATTCCTCACACAAACTCATCAGAAATAACTCATACTCAGAACAACCCGCTAAAACGCAAACAAACGTTCGACTTTAATCGACTTGGACCGAAGCAGAGAGTAGTGCATAATCCTGCCAATTGTTCTCTCGAATTGAAAAAGGTTCCGCGAAGTTTAAACAATATAACTCAATTGAATAATCACTTTTCCAAATTcggtaaaattgtaaatatccAAGTTAATTTTGGCGGCGATCCTGAGGCAGCGTTGGTTACCTTTCAACTGCCAGCTGAAGCAAAGTCTGCTTATAGAAGCACAGAGGCTGtgttaaataatagatttattaaagtattttggCATAATAACGTCAATAATAACGCGGCTGGTGGAGCTATCGAAAATGTGCCACCCG GTCGTCCCTCTGTGAAAGAAAGGCTAGGCGCCGCGGTAACATTACCGACGAAAACTGAAGATAACGAGTACGTTCCCACGCGTCGTTCGACCGAGGAACAAATCACGCAAACCTTAGTTCCAACCTCACCTAAAGCTGCCGTTGTTCCTACTCGAGAAGATAAGGTTCTAGCGATAAAGAAAACGCAAGAGATATTAGCGGCTAAGGAAACATTAAAGAAGAAGCAAGAGGAGAAGCGTAAGGAGGCGATAAAGCTGACCGCTGATTTGCGCAAGAGGAAACAAGAACTCCTAGACAAGCATCTGATCGAGTTACGCGTCCTGATTGACAAAGCTGAGAAGAATCCGGAGCAAAAGGAGTCTATTATGTCGACGATAAAAGCTATGCAACAGTCGGTTGACAATTTGCGCAAGGATTTGGCCGCGAACGGTCAAATTGGCGGTAACAAATCGCAAGTGAAGTCTAGGGAGCAGGCCCAAAAGGAAATACTAGATGCCGAGTTAGATTTAATGACTGCGCAACAAGAGGGTCAAGACGCTGGCGAATTGCAAAAAAGATTGAATGAACTTCGGGCCCAAGCGGCCGCGTTGGGTTTGAACACTAATCCCGGCGTAGGTAGAGGCACGAAAGTCAGCCGGGTCGCACGCAGCGCCCACGTGCTATCCTTCAGAGGCCGTGGCAGAGGGAGTTTTGCCCATGTCTCGGTGGATCATCGGCCAACAGGTCTTTTAGTTTCCGGTTATGAAACTGAAGAGAAAGCGGAAGTTCTAGCACATTTTCAA CAATTTGGTGAAATAGTGAATCAAATAGTTGATGATGCGACTCCTTCGATCGTGATCAATTTCAAATCGAGAAAGGAGGCTGAGGTGGCCTTAGTGAAGGGACGCACATTTCAAGACAGATTGTTATCGATAACTTGGGTGTCAGGCCATCATCTACATCGTGGAGGAGCTGGCACTAACTCGAGCACATCTATGCAACTCTCATCGCGTTCCGAACAGACTGCACCTACTGCAGATGAAGATATTGACTTAGAA GGAACGGAGGCGTTACTCTTAGAGGAAAATGAGGAGGAGGAAGACGAGGACGGTGAGTCGCGTAGCTGGCGACGATAG